A single window of Pontibacillus chungwhensis DNA harbors:
- a CDS encoding kinase-associated lipoprotein B, with amino-acid sequence MAELEVGTIVKAHYKTGIYAGEIVEDRGAMYLVKVLAVLKHPQQGDLHNPGQTENVFFHQRKALSQFEKANVAKSAVHFYSDEVPSYEESLKDALNGLREKLNKKDNDFSKLALQRVDELEHQYFS; translated from the coding sequence ATGGCGGAACTAGAAGTTGGAACAATCGTAAAGGCGCACTATAAAACAGGGATTTACGCAGGTGAAATTGTTGAGGATCGGGGTGCTATGTACTTAGTCAAAGTACTAGCCGTATTAAAACACCCCCAACAAGGTGATCTACATAATCCTGGGCAAACGGAAAATGTCTTTTTCCATCAGCGTAAAGCACTAAGCCAGTTTGAAAAAGCAAATGTAGCTAAATCAGCTGTACACTTTTATTCTGATGAGGTCCCATCCTATGAAGAATCATTAAAGGATGCACTAAATGGATTAAGAGAGAAACTCAACAAGAAAGATAATGACTTCTCGAAACTTGCCCTACAACGAGTAGATGAGTTAGAACACCAGTACTTCTCGTGA
- a CDS encoding cation:proton antiporter — translation MHVEVPTLLGAGLVLLLIFWLGFLSIKIKFPNVILYILLGIVLADAIHGNEILHFASEIGIVLLFFLLGLEFNIKRLGGIAKKIWPAGLLDVAFSLGISFVICLGFGLDLLTSFLIGGVTYATSSSITAKLLDDTSRMANSETEFILALLIFEDLVAPIIVAVLMGVTSGGEFQTVDLLILIGKIIGLTVGAILLGKTLFKRFEELLEKIDDEDFKIALLIGISLSYGGLALYLGLSEVLGAFLAGMMLAEIGKIERVEQTVLPVKDLMLPLFFVYFGTTIEFGDGVPKVGLLITLLGWSLVAKILVGMIGGRLYGLSKRVSFRAGLSICSRGEFSVVIAALATGVIKVFSGIYIVIAAFVGMMLFERAPQITNLIYGKPKKKKKNLKVPG, via the coding sequence GTGCATGTTGAAGTGCCCACGTTGTTAGGAGCCGGGCTCGTTCTTTTGCTCATTTTTTGGCTTGGCTTTTTAAGTATCAAGATCAAATTTCCGAATGTAATTTTATATATTTTGTTAGGTATTGTCCTGGCTGACGCCATACATGGAAATGAAATATTGCATTTTGCGAGTGAGATTGGAATTGTGTTGCTGTTCTTTCTTCTGGGGCTTGAGTTCAACATCAAACGATTAGGTGGAATTGCGAAGAAAATCTGGCCTGCGGGATTGCTGGATGTTGCGTTTAGTTTAGGAATCTCGTTTGTAATCTGCTTAGGGTTTGGGCTGGATCTTCTGACATCTTTCCTAATAGGGGGCGTTACATATGCAACAAGTTCCTCCATAACAGCGAAATTGCTTGATGACACAAGCCGAATGGCGAACTCGGAAACAGAGTTTATCCTCGCTCTTTTGATCTTTGAAGATCTAGTTGCTCCCATTATTGTCGCAGTCTTAATGGGTGTGACAAGTGGCGGGGAATTCCAAACGGTGGACTTATTGATTCTTATCGGGAAGATTATAGGTCTGACCGTAGGAGCCATTCTCTTAGGGAAGACCCTGTTCAAACGCTTTGAAGAGTTGCTTGAGAAGATTGATGATGAGGACTTTAAAATTGCCCTTTTAATCGGGATTTCTCTATCCTATGGTGGACTGGCTCTCTATTTAGGTCTTTCAGAAGTATTGGGAGCGTTTCTTGCAGGAATGATGCTTGCTGAAATCGGAAAAATCGAACGGGTGGAACAGACTGTGCTACCTGTAAAAGATTTAATGCTTCCTCTATTCTTTGTTTATTTTGGAACGACAATCGAATTTGGAGACGGTGTTCCGAAAGTTGGGTTGTTAATTACACTCCTTGGTTGGTCATTAGTAGCGAAGATTTTAGTTGGTATGATCGGGGGAAGGCTTTATGGTCTTTCGAAAAGGGTGTCTTTTCGGGCTGGTTTATCCATTTGCTCGAGGGGAGAGTTTTCGGTTGTTATTGCTGCTCTAGCAACAGGTGTTATTAAAGTGTTTAGTGGGATCTACATTGTTATTGCGGCCTTTGTGGGGATGATGTTATTCGAACGTGCCCCGCAAATTACGAATTTAATTTACGGGAAACCAAAGAAGAAGAAAAAGAATTTAAAGGTTCCTGGTTAA
- a CDS encoding cation:proton antiporter regulatory subunit, with the protein MNISISKLPGIGQKISLTTAEDSQLVLIVHHTGKRELYFFEDADSDEADFGMDLTADETRELGAQLLGATYQPVDADKLKMFNNQIVMDWIEIKAASSLTQKSIEESEIRNKTGATIIGLVKGDDIIAIPEAYTTLQAGDVLMAIGKKDQISSLTALCKGEE; encoded by the coding sequence ATGAACATATCTATTTCTAAATTACCAGGAATTGGTCAAAAAATCTCTCTTACGACAGCTGAAGACAGTCAACTTGTATTGATTGTGCATCACACTGGTAAGCGGGAACTGTACTTCTTTGAAGATGCTGACAGTGACGAAGCGGATTTCGGCATGGACTTAACAGCGGATGAAACGAGAGAGCTGGGTGCGCAACTTCTCGGCGCAACCTATCAGCCTGTAGATGCCGATAAACTGAAGATGTTCAATAATCAGATTGTGATGGACTGGATCGAGATCAAAGCGGCTTCTTCTCTTACGCAGAAATCAATTGAAGAATCAGAGATTCGCAACAAGACAGGTGCCACCATCATTGGACTAGTAAAAGGAGACGATATCATCGCGATCCCAGAAGCGTATACGACGCTTCAAGCAGGGGATGTGCTGATGGCCATTGGAAAGAAAGATCAAATTTCTTCGCTAACTGCTTTGTGTAAAGGGGAGGAATGA
- the deoD gene encoding purine-nucleoside phosphorylase, translating into MSVHIGANKGDIADKILLPGDPLRAKYIAENFLEDVTCYNEVRGMYGYTGTYKGERISVQGTGMGVPSISIYVNELIQEYDVQKLIRVGSCGALQKDVKVRDVILASTSSTDSQMNRMTFGGIDYAPTADFGLLKAAYDTGEKQGLKLRVGNVFTSDSFYRDNAMELFDQLASYNVLAVEMETTALYTLAAKYNREALSVLTVSDHILTGEETTSEERQTTFNEMIEVALEAAIQ; encoded by the coding sequence ATGAGTGTACATATTGGTGCAAACAAAGGAGATATAGCTGATAAAATTCTATTACCGGGTGACCCCCTTCGCGCGAAATACATCGCAGAAAACTTTCTAGAAGATGTAACTTGCTACAATGAAGTACGTGGCATGTATGGTTACACAGGAACGTATAAAGGAGAACGCATTTCTGTTCAAGGGACAGGCATGGGAGTTCCGTCGATCTCCATCTACGTTAATGAACTCATTCAAGAATATGATGTGCAGAAATTAATTCGTGTTGGATCTTGTGGAGCGCTTCAAAAAGACGTGAAAGTACGTGATGTTATCTTAGCATCTACTTCATCCACAGACTCTCAGATGAACCGCATGACGTTCGGCGGCATTGACTACGCGCCAACAGCTGACTTTGGTTTATTAAAAGCTGCCTACGATACAGGTGAAAAACAGGGACTTAAACTACGTGTTGGGAACGTCTTTACAAGCGACAGCTTCTATCGCGATAACGCTATGGAACTATTCGACCAACTTGCATCTTATAACGTATTAGCAGTTGAAATGGAAACAACAGCCCTTTATACTCTTGCTGCAAAATACAACCGCGAGGCCCTTTCCGTATTAACGGTTAGTGACCACATCCTTACTGGTGAAGAAACAACATCAGAAGAACGCCAAACGACATTTAATGAAATGATTGAAGTGGCTTTAGAAGCAGCTATTCAATAA